A region of Jonquetella anthropi DSM 22815 DNA encodes the following proteins:
- the dtd gene encoding D-aminoacyl-tRNA deacylase, giving the protein MRAVVQRVKSCSVSSEGTLCGRIGPGLCVLLGVKDGDGPEDVQWLADKVADLRIFEDEDGKMNRSLLDLGGQMLVVSQFTLYGDCRKGRRPSFVKAAPPDEADKLYEGFVARLRGKGIQVETGVFRTHMVVAIENDGPVTLIVDSPSKAEAPA; this is encoded by the coding sequence ATGAGAGCTGTCGTTCAGAGGGTAAAAAGCTGTTCGGTCAGTTCAGAAGGAACCCTCTGCGGGCGCATTGGCCCGGGGCTGTGCGTCCTTCTGGGAGTTAAAGACGGCGATGGGCCGGAGGACGTCCAGTGGCTGGCCGATAAGGTAGCAGACCTTCGGATTTTTGAGGACGAGGACGGCAAAATGAACCGGTCCCTTCTTGATCTCGGCGGCCAGATGCTCGTCGTCTCGCAGTTCACGCTGTACGGCGACTGCCGAAAAGGGCGCCGTCCGTCTTTTGTCAAGGCTGCGCCGCCCGACGAGGCCGACAAACTGTACGAAGGGTTTGTGGCCCGCCTGAGGGGAAAGGGTATTCAGGTCGAAACCGGCGTGTTCAGGACGCACATGGTTGTAGCGATAGAAAACGACGGGCCGGTGACTTTAATAGTCGACTCGCCGTCAAAGGCTGAGGCGCCGGCTTAA
- a CDS encoding RadC family protein: MKLKQLPQSSRPRERLCRLGASGLSDVELLAVLLRTGTAAQGVLELAGSLLAEFGGLRAMAQASPSELVQSIGGMGEAKAAALLAAFELGRRSSNEQEGLPPLKAWLADWACQLRPEAREFVVAGFFDDQDRLLGDERLSYGGPDGAALDMPYLLRRAVRLDCRGVALLHNHPDGVSEPSMEDRKLTDYLACRLELLNIRFIGHFLIVGGRVSVVSGSSRRDER; the protein is encoded by the coding sequence GTGAAACTCAAGCAGCTTCCCCAGTCTTCTCGACCGCGGGAGCGGCTCTGCCGTCTCGGGGCGTCCGGCCTGTCCGACGTGGAGCTGCTGGCCGTGCTGCTTCGGACCGGAACGGCCGCTCAGGGAGTTCTTGAACTGGCCGGCTCGCTGCTGGCTGAGTTTGGAGGGCTTCGGGCAATGGCGCAGGCCAGCCCGTCGGAGCTCGTCCAGTCTATCGGCGGCATGGGCGAGGCCAAAGCGGCCGCTTTGTTGGCTGCTTTTGAGCTGGGACGTCGGTCGTCGAACGAACAGGAAGGCCTTCCCCCGCTGAAAGCGTGGCTCGCCGATTGGGCGTGCCAGCTGAGGCCGGAAGCCCGTGAGTTCGTGGTGGCCGGTTTCTTTGACGACCAAGACCGCCTGTTGGGAGACGAGAGGCTTTCTTACGGCGGCCCGGACGGCGCGGCCCTCGACATGCCGTACTTGCTTCGCCGGGCGGTTCGCCTTGACTGTAGGGGCGTGGCTCTGCTTCATAATCACCCGGACGGGGTGTCTGAGCCAAGCATGGAAGACCGGAAACTGACAGACTATTTAGCCTGCCGGTTGGAACTGTTAAACATTCGGTTTATAGGACATTTTCTCATCGTCGGTGGTCGTGTGAGCGTTGTATCAGGAAGCTCGCGGCGCGATGAGCGATAA
- a CDS encoding MBL fold metallo-hydrolase produces the protein MREGEKTAVFDYKRIPLGPLWTNSYTFDDGNGTAFCVDPGGDPADVVEFLQNRRLKLGAILLTHGHMDHCLGVADLVEATGAPVYMARGDLNMTKDNWANLAVEFGREVPPYEPSKLLDEGDTFSVGRFSLTVLLTPGHTPGSCCYIVEKDGEKLLISGDTLFARSIGRSDLRGGDSEALARSLARLKELKGDLPVLPGHGPETSLDRERQLNPFLQ, from the coding sequence ATGCGCGAAGGAGAGAAAACAGCGGTGTTCGACTACAAGCGAATTCCTCTCGGCCCACTGTGGACGAATAGCTATACTTTTGACGACGGCAACGGGACGGCGTTTTGCGTTGACCCGGGCGGAGATCCGGCTGACGTGGTGGAGTTTTTGCAGAACCGACGGCTGAAGCTCGGCGCTATCCTGCTCACCCACGGGCATATGGACCACTGTTTGGGGGTAGCTGATCTGGTGGAGGCGACAGGGGCGCCAGTTTACATGGCCCGCGGCGACTTGAACATGACAAAGGACAACTGGGCCAATCTGGCGGTCGAGTTTGGCAGAGAAGTGCCGCCGTACGAGCCGTCCAAGCTCCTTGACGAGGGCGACACGTTCAGCGTGGGGCGCTTTTCCTTGACCGTGCTGCTCACGCCTGGCCACACGCCCGGCAGCTGCTGCTACATCGTCGAGAAGGACGGCGAAAAACTGCTGATCTCGGGCGACACCCTGTTCGCCCGAAGCATCGGCCGGTCGGACCTGCGGGGCGGCGACAGCGAGGCGCTCGCGAGGTCGTTGGCGCGGCTCAAAGAGCTGAAAGGGGACCTTCCTGTTTTGCCGGGGCACGGGCCGGAAACGAGCTTGGACAGAGAGCGCCAGCTCAACCCGTTTCTCCAGTGA